The Stutzerimonas stutzeri RCH2 genomic interval GTAGAGCGATTCCGGCGTAGTCACCAGGATATGCGGCACGCGCTTGCGCATCGCGTTGCGCTCGGCCTGCGGCGTGTCGCCGGTACGCACCGCCGTGCGGATTTCCAGCGGCGGCAGGCCCAGACGTGCCAGTTCCGCCGTGATTCCGGCGAGCGGCTCTTCCAGGTTGATATGGATGTCATTGGACAAGGCCTTCAGCGGCGAGACGTAGAGCACCCGCGTCGCGTCGGCCAGGCCTCCCTCGGCCAGCCCCTGCTGCACCAGACCATCGATGGCCGCGAGAAAGGCGGTCAGGGTCTTGCCCGAGCCGGTCGGTGCCGCCACCAGTGTCGAACGACCGGCGCGGATCAGCGGCCAGGCAGCCGCCTGGGCCGGCGTCGGCGCGGGAAAACTGCGGGAAAACCAGCCCGCTACGGCGGGGTGGAAACGGCCAAGCGGACCGGCGGATGAGATGCTCATGTCGATGAATATGGTGGCGCCCCCGGCATTGCACAAGCGACAGCCGGTCGGCGATAGGGAAACGGCCATGACATATGGCGGTCAACTTGAAACATCCGCAACGCAACGGAGACGACCATGACCACTACCCCGCTCAGCCTCGACAACGCCATGCAACTGGCCTCGGAAGCCTTTCTGCCCTGCGGTTGCGTGACCAGCGCCAACGCCGAGGACGATAGCTTCGGCTTCACCGTGATGAACGGCAATGGCGAGGAAATCACCCGTGTGGCGCAGGTGCGCGACTACGCCGACCCAATGCGCGTGGCGCAGGTGATCGAGCAGACCCGCCAGGAGCTGATCGGCAAGGGCTGCACGCTGGAACCCTGGACGATGCCCTTCATCACCGATGACAGCGCCATTCCGGAAACCACGCCGAACTACTGAGGAACGACCATGAGCGATCCAGTGCTGCTGATCACCGGCGCCTCGTCCGGTATCGGCGCCGCAACCGCGCGACTGGCCGCAGCCGCGGGGTATCGGCTGGCGCTCGCCGCACGCTCCGAGGACAAGCTGCAGCATCTGGTCGACGAGATCGGGCCGCAGCGCGCCCTCGCCATTCCCTGCGACGTGACCGATTACGCCGCGCAGCGGGCCATGGTGCAACGCGTGCTCGATCACTATGGCCAGCTCGACGCCGTCTATGCCAACGCCGGCATTCCCGGCAGCGAAGGCGGCTTCAGCGGCGCCGATCCCGAGGTGTGGAAAACCATGCTGCTGACCAACGTCTACGGCGTCGGGCTGACCCTGCGCTGCAGCCTGGCCGCGCTCAAGGCCAGCCGCGGCCATCTGCTGCTCACCGGTTCGGCAGCCGGGCGCTTCGTCATTCCCGGTTCGATGTACAGCGCCAGCAAATGGGCGGTGACCGGCATGGGCCTGAGCGTGCGCGAGGAACTGCGCGGCACTGGCGTGCGGGTCACGCTGATCGAACCGGGCATGGTCGACACGCCACTGTTCGACCAGCCGCCCGCCTATGCCCTGCAACCCGAAGACATCGGCCGCGCAGTGGTCTACGCGCTATCGCAGCCGGCCCATGTCGACGTCAACGAAATCCTGATTCGCCCGACGCCACCTGTGGTAGACGGCGATCAGTAACCTCAGCGCTCATCGCTGCGCTGCTGCTGTTGTTGCAGGCGTCCCGACTGATTGACTTCCGACCGCCCGGCAGCGTCGCCGTGGCGGTGCTCGCCGGCGCCGTGTACCCGCTGCAGCTGAATCACCTCGCCCTTCTCCCAGGCATTCGCCGCCGGATCGACGCGGGGCTGCGGTATCGATTTACGGCTGCGGCGAATGGCCTGGGTATCCACGCCGAGGCGCTGGTCACGGGCCGTCTCCAGCGCCGGATCGAGCTGACCGTCCGCGGTAAAGCCCATCATCAGCGCCGGGATACCGTAGGGCAGCTCCTTGTCGCGGTCGGTATGCCAGGTGTGCCAGGTCTTGCCATAGGTGCTGACAACTTGCTCCATCAGCTGCTTTTCCGCGATCTGCGGCAGGCCGGGGGCGACCAGCGAGCCGGACATCACCTCGTAATCGTGGCTGTGCCAGAGCTTCTTCTCGTCCTCGGGCAGTGTCGCGAACAGGCGCGCGCTGATGATGTATTCGACGCCCATGAGCTTGGCATCGCTGCCGTTGCCATCGTAGATCAGCGCCTGCATCACGTCTTCATTCAGCCGCGTGACGTAATGGTGCGCCTCCATCTGTCCATCCATGTCGCCGTTATAGAAGTGAAAGCCATTGAGGTACGCGCTGACCGCATTCAACGGCGCCTTGCCCTGCAACAGCTTTGCGCCGGCCTCCAGCGTGCGCGTTTCTGCGCTTTTCGGCGCGCCCGCGGCGGCCGTATAGGACGCCGTATTGTGCTGCCCACAGGCAGCCAACAGCAGCGCGGAACTCAGAACGAATAACTGTCGCATGGCTCGATCCCCTGCTTTGCTCATACAGAGTGACCAGGGCGCCGCCGGTTCTTCTTCAACATTGCCAGGCCGGCCGGCAGAAACTTTTGCCCGGCGCACCGGGTCGCTATGGGAGGCCGTTTCGGTCGTCAAACCGTAGGGGGACAGCCATGGGCAACCTGGCAGAGCAGCCACATCCGCATCCGGCACTGGCAGAGCTCGATCTCTTGCTGCAGCGCTACCGACAGGTTCGCGCCACCAGCGAGGCGATCTGCACACCGCTGCAGGTCGAGGACTACGTGATCCAGAGCACACCGGAAGTTAGCCCGCCGAAGTGGCACCTGGCGCACGTCAGCTGGTTCTTCGAAACCTTTCTGCTGTTGCCCTACCTGCCCGGCTACCGACGCCTGAACGATGCCTACGACTACTTGTTCAATTCCTATTACCAGACTCACGGCCTGCCGTTTCCGCGGACGAGCCGCGGTGTGCTGTCCCGCCCGGGCGTGGATGAAATCTACCGCTACCGCCGGCATGTCGATCAGGCCATGGGCGAGCTGCTGAGCAACCCGCCTCGCGAGCAGGCCGCTGAGATCGTCCGTCGCGTCGGCCTGGGCCTGCAGCATGAGCAGCAGCATCAGGAGCTGCTGCTGATGGACATCAAGCACATTCTGGCGCAGAACCCGCTGCATCCGGTCTATCGCCATGACCTCGCCAAGCCGCAGCCAAGCGGCCCGGAGCGCCCGCGCTGGCACGAATTCACTGGCGGCGTGCAGCACATCGGGCATGCCGGCAACGACTTCGCCTTCGATTGCGAAACCCCGCGCCATCGCCAGTTCGTCGAAGATTTCCAGCTTGCCGAGCGGCTAGTGAGCAACCGCGAATACCTGTCGTTCATCACTGATGGCGGTTATGCCCGTCCGGAGCTGTGGCTGTCGGATGGCTGGGATCTGATCCAGCAGGCCGGCTGGAACGCCCCGCTGTACTGGCTGCGCGAAGACTCCAGCTGGCACGAAATGACCCTCGGCGGCCTGCGCACGCTGGATCTGGAAGCACCGGTCTGCCACATCAGCTACTACGAGGCCGATGCCTATGCCCGCTGGGCCGGGGCACGCCTGCCGAGCGAAGCGGAATGGGAAGTCGCCGCCGCTGACCAACCGCTGCGCGGCAACTTCCTCGAAAGCGACTACCTGCAACCGGTCGCCGCCCTGCCGGGGCACGACGGCCCAAGGCAACTGTTCGGTGATGTCTGGGAATGGACAGCCAGCGCCTACCTGCCCTACCCGGGTTTCCGGCCGCTGGAGGGCAGCCTCGGTGAATACAACGGCAAGTTCATGTCCGGCCAGATGGTGTTGCGTGGCGGTTGCTGCGCCACGCCGGAATCCCACGTGCGGGTCACCTACCGCAACTTCTTCCAGCCGGCGATGCGCTGGCAGTTCGCCGGGCTGCGCCTGGCCAGAGGGCTCTGAACATGGCGCTGGCAATTCATTTCCACGATCAGCTGCAACAGCCACACGACGCCTCGCTGCGCGACGAAACCCTTGCCGGATTTGCCGCGAAGCCGAAATGGGCTTCACCAAAGTTCTTCTACGATCGCCGCGGCTCCGAGCTGTTCGAGCAGATCTGCCAGCAGCCGGAGTACTACATCACCCGCACCGAGGAGCAGATCCTCGCCGGTGCGGCCAATGACATCCTCGATATCGCCGGCCCGCACAGCGACCTGATCGAACTGGGCAGCGGCGCGAGCCGCAAGGTCCGCCTGCTGCTGGAGGCGCTGCACCCAACCAGCTACCTGGGCATCGACATCTCCGAGGACTTCCTGCTCAGCAGCACCCAGCGCCTGGCTGCGGACTACCCGTGGCTGGAGGTGCATGCCGCCTGCACCGACTTTTCCAACGAGTTGAACCTGCCGGATGACTTCAGCAGCGAACATCCGCTGATGTTCTTTCCCGGCTCGAGCATCGGCAACTTCACCCCAGGCGAGGCCGCTGCCTTTCTGCAGCGCTTGCACGACGTGCTGCCGGCCGGCGGCGGGTTGGTGATCGGCGTCGATCTGGTCAAGGATCGTGCGGTGCTGGAAGCGGCCTACAACGACCGCGCTCATGTCACAGCCGCCTTCAACCTCAACCTGCTGCAGCGCATCCGCAACGAGCTGGACAGCGATATCGACCCGTCACGCTTCATCCACCGCGCCTTCTACAACGAGGCCGAGTCGCGCATCGAGATGCACCTGCTCAGCCCCGAGGCGCAGGACGTGAGCATCGAGGGCCGACGCTTTCATTTCGATGCGGGGGAAAGCCTGCACACCGAGAACTCCTACAAGTACACGCTCGAATCGTTCGCCGCCCTGGCCGGTGCATCCGGATTCGACTGCCTTGGCCAGTGGACCGATCCGCGCGACCTGTTCAGCGTCAACTACCTGCAACGGCGTTAATCAATGACAACCCGTCAACTCACTGGTCTTGCCCTCGGCCTCGGCCTGCTCAACGCGCTCTATACATTTCCCGCCACCGCGCAAGACCCGATCCGCGTCACCCAGCTCAAGCGCTGCGGCGATCTCTTCGCCGAAGACGCGCAGAGCTGGTGTCTGAGCGCCAGAGGCCTTCCACGTGGCGAGGTGCAGCTCTATCTGGATGGCAAGCGGCTGAATGCCGACACGCTCCAGCGCGACCGCGACCAGCTGCGCCTGACGCTCGCGCCGGATGCAGTACGCAGCGCTCCGCTGTGGCTGGAACACGATGGCAAGCGCAGCAACCCGGTCTGGCTCTCGGCCGGCCGCAGCCAGGTGCTCGCCGCCACGCCCGACGAAGTGGCGCGCAACATGGATGACCTGACCACCTATGTCGATCTGGTCAGTCTGATCATCGAGGAGGATCACCAAGGCCTGGACAAGGCGCGCCAGCTTGCCGAGAAGTACGGCGCCGAGGTGGTCGGCGCCATCCCGCCGTTGAACACCTACCAGCTGCGCCTGCCGGTGAAGGACCTCACCGAGCGCGACGCCATGGTGCTGCGCCTGGGCAGTGAGGTGGGTGTGGATGCCGTGGTTATCGAGGAATCGGCCGCCGAGAACGACGAGCAGGAAACCGGCAAGAGCGCGGATCAGAAGCGCCCGCAGAACCGCGAATGGGCCGCCAATCGCTTCCTCGACGCGGTGGACTACTACCGCGAACGCATTCCCGCCGGCCAGCGCGCCGGCGAAAAACAGCCGGTGCGTATCGGCATCATCGAGCGTGCGGTGGACTTCGATGCCCCGCATTTCGCCGAGTACCTCGGACCCTGCGATCCACAACAACAGCGCACCTGCCTCTACGCCCGCGACGCCGACCGGCCGGACAATCACGGCAGCAGCGTCGCCGGCATTCTCGCCGCCCACGCCAGCGATGCCCGCGACCAGGGCTTTCTCAGTGCACTGGACGGCACCGGACCGGGCTTCGAGGTGATCGTCGAGCGCAATTCGGATGCCGGCATCACCGCCAACGTCGCAGCCTCGGTGAATCTGGTCGAGGACGGCGCGCGCATCCTCAACTGGAGCTGGGGCATCCATCGCATCGGCACGGTGGATGTGGAAGGCGAGCCGGTGGACTCGCTGCTGCGCTCGGGAATTGCCATGAGCGGCTACGAGGAGCTGCTGGAGGAATTCTTCCTCTGGTTGCGCCGCGAACATCCCGACGTGCTGGTGATCAACTCCGCCGGCAACGGCTCGGCCCACTCCGGGCGCGACGATTACCGCCTGCCCTCCTCGTTCATTACAGAGCAGCTGCTGGTGGTCGGTGGCCATGAGCGCAACGACCAGAAAAAGGTCTCGGTGGAACACCCGGACTACGTGCGCAAGCGCAAGTCATCCAACGTCGATATGCGCGTGGACATCACCGCAGCCGCCTGCACCCGCGCCGCCACGCTCGATCCCGAACAGCGCGGCGACGTGCATTGCGGCACCTCCTACGCCACGCCGCTGGTAGCCGGCGCGGTGGGCGCGATGCTGTCGGTCAATCCCGAGCTGGCACCCGACCAGGTGCGTGAGTTGCTGCGCCGCAGCGCGATGACCATCGGCCGCGACTCGGATTTCGAGCCCGCCGAGGCGGATGACCTGACCGCGCCGATCCTGCCGTCGGAGCGTGGTTACCGGCTGGATGACAACGATGTCGGTCGCTCGGCACGGCTGGACATGCGCAAGGCGCTGGAACTCACCGTGAAGAGCCTGGAGAACACGCGCTAGGTCGCTTCACTCCATGTCGCCGCACAGCTCGGCGGCACGCAGCAGTGCGGCGGTAAGCGCGTGGCGCTCCCATTGCGGCAAGGCGGCGAAACGCGCGCGGAATTCCGGCGCCAGCAACGCTGGCGCCTCCTGCAGCAGTTCCCGGCCGCTGTCACTGAGCAGCAGCCACTGGCGGCGGCGATCCTGATCATCGCGCTGGCGCTGCAACAGCCCGCGCTCTTCAAGGCGATCGAGCTGGCCGGACAACGTCGCAGCGGTGAGGCTGACGCGTCGGCTCAAGGCGCTCGCGGTCATCTGCCCGTCGCTCGCCAGCACCTGCAGGATCATCAGCTGTACCGGGCTCAGCCCGCCGTAACGCGCCAGCCGTTTGGCATGCACCTCGGCGTCCTGCTGCAACCGGCGCATGGCCTGGAACAGCGGCATTTCGAACGCGTCCAGCACAGCATCATTGGTTTCGCCTGAAACTGTCTTTTCGCTCATTCTAAAGCCTTCGCACGACCAGTAACTTTGACATCAAAGCATTTTTTTGCTTTGGTGTAAAAAGATGACTGAGCCGAGCCAGGCCGGATCGACGCCGCTGCGCTGGTCCGAAAAGCTGAACTTCGCCCGTGACGGGTCAGTCACACTCCCCAACGGCAAAACCGGTAAGGATCTTATGTGTGGCATAGCTGGAGAACTTCGCTTCGATAACCGCCCGGCCGATCTGGCTGCGGTTGAACGCATCACTCAACACCTGACTGCGCGCGGCCCCGACGCCTGCGGTTTCCACAGCCAGGGCCCTCTCGCCCTCGGCCATCGACGCCTGAAGATCATGGATCTGTGCGAGGCCTCCGGCCAGCCGATGATCGACTCGGCCCTCGGCCTGTCGATGGTTTTCAATGGCGCCA includes:
- a CDS encoding MarR family winged helix-turn-helix transcriptional regulator, which codes for MSEKTVSGETNDAVLDAFEMPLFQAMRRLQQDAEVHAKRLARYGGLSPVQLMILQVLASDGQMTASALSRRVSLTAATLSGQLDRLEERGLLQRQRDDQDRRRQWLLLSDSGRELLQEAPALLAPEFRARFAALPQWERHALTAALLRAAELCGDME
- a CDS encoding OBAP family protein — translated: MRQLFVLSSALLLAACGQHNTASYTAAAGAPKSAETRTLEAGAKLLQGKAPLNAVSAYLNGFHFYNGDMDGQMEAHHYVTRLNEDVMQALIYDGNGSDAKLMGVEYIISARLFATLPEDEKKLWHSHDYEVMSGSLVAPGLPQIAEKQLMEQVVSTYGKTWHTWHTDRDKELPYGIPALMMGFTADGQLDPALETARDQRLGVDTQAIRRSRKSIPQPRVDPAANAWEKGEVIQLQRVHGAGEHRHGDAAGRSEVNQSGRLQQQQQRSDER
- the egtD gene encoding L-histidine N(alpha)-methyltransferase gives rise to the protein MALAIHFHDQLQQPHDASLRDETLAGFAAKPKWASPKFFYDRRGSELFEQICQQPEYYITRTEEQILAGAANDILDIAGPHSDLIELGSGASRKVRLLLEALHPTSYLGIDISEDFLLSSTQRLAADYPWLEVHAACTDFSNELNLPDDFSSEHPLMFFPGSSIGNFTPGEAAAFLQRLHDVLPAGGGLVIGVDLVKDRAVLEAAYNDRAHVTAAFNLNLLQRIRNELDSDIDPSRFIHRAFYNEAESRIEMHLLSPEAQDVSIEGRRFHFDAGESLHTENSYKYTLESFAALAGASGFDCLGQWTDPRDLFSVNYLQRR
- a CDS encoding S8/S53 family peptidase; the protein is MTTRQLTGLALGLGLLNALYTFPATAQDPIRVTQLKRCGDLFAEDAQSWCLSARGLPRGEVQLYLDGKRLNADTLQRDRDQLRLTLAPDAVRSAPLWLEHDGKRSNPVWLSAGRSQVLAATPDEVARNMDDLTTYVDLVSLIIEEDHQGLDKARQLAEKYGAEVVGAIPPLNTYQLRLPVKDLTERDAMVLRLGSEVGVDAVVIEESAAENDEQETGKSADQKRPQNREWAANRFLDAVDYYRERIPAGQRAGEKQPVRIGIIERAVDFDAPHFAEYLGPCDPQQQRTCLYARDADRPDNHGSSVAGILAAHASDARDQGFLSALDGTGPGFEVIVERNSDAGITANVAASVNLVEDGARILNWSWGIHRIGTVDVEGEPVDSLLRSGIAMSGYEELLEEFFLWLRREHPDVLVINSAGNGSAHSGRDDYRLPSSFITEQLLVVGGHERNDQKKVSVEHPDYVRKRKSSNVDMRVDITAAACTRAATLDPEQRGDVHCGTSYATPLVAGAVGAMLSVNPELAPDQVRELLRRSAMTIGRDSDFEPAEADDLTAPILPSERGYRLDDNDVGRSARLDMRKALELTVKSLENTR
- the egtB gene encoding ergothioneine biosynthesis protein EgtB, which encodes MGNLAEQPHPHPALAELDLLLQRYRQVRATSEAICTPLQVEDYVIQSTPEVSPPKWHLAHVSWFFETFLLLPYLPGYRRLNDAYDYLFNSYYQTHGLPFPRTSRGVLSRPGVDEIYRYRRHVDQAMGELLSNPPREQAAEIVRRVGLGLQHEQQHQELLLMDIKHILAQNPLHPVYRHDLAKPQPSGPERPRWHEFTGGVQHIGHAGNDFAFDCETPRHRQFVEDFQLAERLVSNREYLSFITDGGYARPELWLSDGWDLIQQAGWNAPLYWLREDSSWHEMTLGGLRTLDLEAPVCHISYYEADAYARWAGARLPSEAEWEVAAADQPLRGNFLESDYLQPVAALPGHDGPRQLFGDVWEWTASAYLPYPGFRPLEGSLGEYNGKFMSGQMVLRGGCCATPESHVRVTYRNFFQPAMRWQFAGLRLARGL
- a CDS encoding SDR family oxidoreductase — its product is MSDPVLLITGASSGIGAATARLAAAAGYRLALAARSEDKLQHLVDEIGPQRALAIPCDVTDYAAQRAMVQRVLDHYGQLDAVYANAGIPGSEGGFSGADPEVWKTMLLTNVYGVGLTLRCSLAALKASRGHLLLTGSAAGRFVIPGSMYSASKWAVTGMGLSVREELRGTGVRVTLIEPGMVDTPLFDQPPAYALQPEDIGRAVVYALSQPAHVDVNEILIRPTPPVVDGDQ